CTGTGCTGTCTCCTGTTATGCTAATTATGACATTTGTGTTCTGTCTCCTTATGCATAATATTTCTGTCTCTGAttgacatggatatagcactgACTGTTATCATATATTATGTCCATTCCATTTTTAAACAATTCTGAGCTGATTATGATAGGTCGGAGGATCTTGTTGCACTTTGAAGCTGTTGATTCAGCTTTTCTTGCTTGGGTAAATGGCGTACCAATTGGCTATAGGTATGACACAGATAACCTCACTGCTTGTATTTTTTTATCTCCAAAACTGTACAGAGACTTATCAAGTTCATATATAACCCATAATACAAAATGAAGTAATTTCATGGTGGTGACTTGTAATAGATCCTTGCAGTATTGACTTGAGTACCAATTGGCTATAGTCATCTACTGGAGTTTTCTATTCTATTGTTCAGAAAGTAACTCCATATTTTGTGTATTTATGCAGCCAAGACAGCAGGCTTCCTGCTGAATTTGAAATCACTGATTGCTGCCATCATTGTGATTCAGACAAGGAAAATGTTCTTGCTGTTCAAGTCATGAGGTGGAGTGATGGttcttatcttgaagatcaagaccATTGGTGGTTGTCCGGTATTCACAGAGATGTGTTGCTATTATCAAAGCCACAGGTTACTTCTTGAGTTCTGCTTGCGTCTTATTGAATGAATTCTAAGCTGTTATTTTTGACACACCATGAATTTAACACTTGAGTAAAGTACATCATTTCATGAATGAGTAATAGATTGTTTCAGGGATCAAATGAGTAATAGCAGTGTTCATGTTGTCAGCTATGTCCAGAAAAACAATAGAGTACTCTTATTTTTTCATCTTTACACTCAGATGCGAAATGTCGGCTGAAAACTTTTTTCTTGTATATATTAGCAGTGACCAGATTATTATGTAATATATCACCCACGTAAGCAACTATGCACAAACATGCTAGTTTTGAACTTGTGACATGTAAACTGCATTTGTCATTTAGATTGTTTTTGTCTGTGATCACTGATCAGTGTAAAATCTTGGTTAATGAGTTTGTATTTTTTCCCCTTCCAGATCTTTATTACAGATTACTTTTTCAAAGCAACTTTGGATGAGAACTTCCGGGTAGCTGATATTGAGGTAATTTTGCTAGCCATCTTGGTCAGATTATAAACATCTATGCTACATGCTGGAGTGCATGCTGCAAGAAAATAGTGAACAGTGGTATAATCCTTTTTGGGATGGGAATGTTAATTTAACCTTCAAACAAGCATATTATTAATTATAGTTGAACTAAACCAAATAGATCTTTTTAAGTTGATCACATCGTTTTTTCTTTTGAAGAAAGGTCGTCTGCCCTTTTCAGAGCAGGCTTAGTGTCTTATATAATCCTATATCATGAAGTCAAAACAGACAAAAGACAACATGTTTATCAAATGTTTCTGCATGGCTCCCATGATATAGATTTGTATGTCTCGCCCTTTTTAAGTTTTAACTCTATATTGGGCAAACCATTTTCTACCTTCCAGATGGTATAGCTGCTAACTTATGTATTAGTCAAGGAAACGATGCTGTTCTACAATTATACTGACTTTTAATTTTGTTCTATATTTCAGGTTGAGGTGGAAATTGATTCACACAAGCAAGACAGGGAGCATATCCCAACTTTGTCGATTGAAGCAACATTATTTGATAATTCTGAATCATCTGATGATTTGAATTCAGACATGTCTGCTGCTAACGTGGTCAACTTGAAGACAAAGCCAAAACCTAAGGGCGGCCCTTGCCATGGTTTTCATGGTTATGTTCTTGGTGGAAAAGTGGAAAATCCAAAGCTTTGGTCTAGTGAAAAAGTAAGAAATCTAATGCTGGGGAAATTCTATAAAAACATTAGTATTTACAATTGAACTACTATATCTTATAACTATATTTCCTTTCCCAACAGCCGAACTTATACACTCTTGTTGTTCTCCTTAAAGATGCCAATGGGAAGCTTATTGATTGTGAATCATGCCAAGTAGGGATTCGTAATGTGGTCCTGGCACACAAGCAGATGCTTGTCAATGGATCTCCTGTTGTAATTAGAGGTGTCAACAGACATGAGCATCATCCACGTGTTGGGAAGACAAATTTAGAAGCTTGCATGATCAAGGTTACTCATCCCTTCTGTAAACTGTCATATTTGAAAGCATAGCATGCCATCTGTTCAGTTTGATGTTTCCAGTCAGTAGCTTCAGTTATTTACTGTTTATCTTTTGATAGGATCTGGTTTTGATGAGACAAAACAACATCAATGCTGTTAGAAACTCCCATTACCCCCAACATCCAAGGTGGTATGAGTTATGCGACATTTTTGGTCTTTATGTAATTGATGAAGCCAATATCGAGACACATGGCTTTGATGAAAATAGCCATTTCAAGCATCCTACACTAGAACCCATCTGGGCAAATTCTATGCTTGATCGTGTCGTTGGCATGGTGGAGAGGGACAAAAATCATGCGTGCATAATTATTTGGTCCTTGGGAAATGaagcctcatatggaccaaatcacTCTGCTATGTCTGGTAAGCGGTAAAACGTTTTCTGCGATGCCGGTTCAAGTCTTGCAGTTTTTTTTATGATTTTGTGAATCATAATCTTGTAGGGTGGGTTCGTGGAAGAGACCCAACAAGGCTCATCCATTATGAAGGAGGTGGCTCCAGAACATCATCCACAGATATTGTATGCCCCATGTACATGCGTGTCTGGGATATTCTCAAGATTGCAAATGACCCATCTGAAAACAGGCCCCTCATTCTTTGCGAGTATGGTAACTGTGGCACCACATTTATACTTGATTCCCTTTGTTTTTATATTCATATACCTGAAATATTAAATAAAACATTTCCCTTTATTTTCAAGATATTCACATGCTATGGGGAACAGTAATGGAAATATTGACGCATATTGGAAGGCGATAGACAACACgatgggactccaaggaggttttaTATGGGACTGGGTCGATCAGGTTATGTTCGATTTACTCTCATCTTACCCTTAACCTTCTTTTTTACTGGGAGCATGCTATGCCAAAATTTCTGTTTGCATGGTTGTCCTTGTGTTTAATCATGATTCTAGTGTACATGACATACATATCGGGtcactgttgggccattttcatcgaAAATAATATTGACTCATAGACCCATGTCAATCTAATCTAGAATACACAAAATTTAAATGCCAACATAGATCATCAACTCTGTTTGTTGTTGTAGTGTCTTAATTTTGTTTCTCCACTACgtcattttcaaaaaatattcagggTCTACTGAAGGAGGATGCTGATGGATCTAAATCTTGGGCATATGGTGGTGACTTTGGAGACACTCCAAATGACTTAAATTTTTGCATTAATGGCATTGTGTGGCCTGATCGGACGCTTCACCCTGCTGTTAATGGTAACTGGAAACACCTGTCAATTGGAAAGAAATTTATTGCTGTTTTACATGTACTTTAAATCCTGATAATCTGTTACTTCACGAAGTTGTTACACATAAGATCTTCGTCTCACTAGCCTCTAGATGTCAAACTTACTCGGTCAATTAATTCTTCTTGCAGAGGTTAAATATCTTTACCAGCCTATCAAAATATTGCTGGTGGATAATATTCTTAAGGTAGCCTTTGATCTGATAAATATTGCTCAAGTTGTTTCATTACACGGTTAAAGGATCTAATAGATCGGTTATTATTCTCATGCAGATTGAAAATGGACAATTTTCTGAGACAACAGAGGCTTTGGACTTCAGTTGGATTCTTCATGGGGACGGATGCGTTTTGGGCTCTGGTTTACTCAGTGTTCCAAACCTAGCACCACAAAGTAGCCATCTTATCAACATGGAATCATCACCTTGGTTTACTCTCTGGAGTACCAGTGCAGCAAAAGAAACCTTTTTGTCTGTACACGTGATACTGAAGGACGAAACACGATGGGCTAAAGCTGGTCATGTCTTGGCTTCAGCACAACTTTGTTTACCTCAGACAAAGGGTTTTGTTCCTCATGTATGTTTCCTCAGACTGATCCTGTTCACTCCTGTTTCTTCTCATTTATCTTACTGCTCACCAGACACTACCATCTTCAGGTGATAGCATTGTCCAAGAGCCCTCTGAGCTCTGAACAGGTTGGTGATGGTGTAATCATTAGCAAGAACCACGAATGGCAAATCAAAATAAACAGTCAGTTGGGAACAATTGACAGTTGGAAGGTATGTTGTTGTTGTCCAAAGGAAGTTTCATTCTGTTAGCATATTTGAGTGTGCATCCTAGATCTAGGAGGCAAGTAGAGGATAATAAACATATAAGAAGTCCAATTGAGACTATGCTCAAAACCATGAAAGCAGATTTTTTGGGAGGTTCATCTGAACAAATATCAGGTTTATATGACTTGGCTTTTTTtgcacaaaaaaaagagagaaaaggttgGCCTGTTTAGTTCACAGTTATGTAGCATCTATCATTATTTTAAAAAGGTGTTCCACGCGTCGCTGTAGTTTGTGGTACCTATCTGCTCCAGTTGGTTCCAAGAATTGTATGGTCCTGAATAGCGACTGGCTTTGCACAATGCACGCTGTAACTTGTGAGCGCCATCCATGACTATGCTCCAGATTGTATGAAGGATACCATCCATGCTGTATAAATATCTAGTCACGGCTTATGATTGAGTCTTCGTATCATGTTTTTTTTTAATATTTATGTGACTTAAACTTGTCACAATAAGCTGTTGCCATGAGATATCTCATACGGAGTACTAGTATTTGTCTTCTAAACTTGGCCATCTgttttcactttattcccttttatGCTTTGATGGCTCCTTTCAGTTTGCAATGTTTACATTCATCTAGAACTTTTAATTGTATTTATTTTCCATGTGTTCTGAAATCTGAACAACTGCAGATGAGCTGTTCCATTGTTAGTTTACAGTTACCTTAGTAATTAGTATGCCAGACACAGAATATGATTCGAACTTCTATCAGCGTCACTGCTATTCCGTTCATCGAAATGTGGAACTCATGATACTTGTGTGAACAACAGATCAACAATGTCGAGCTTATGAGCAAGGGAATATTTCCTTGTTTTTGGCGTGCACCAACCGACAACGACAATGGAGGCTTCTACACCAAGTCCTATGCCACAACATGGAgagaagccttcctcgacaacgTCTCTTTCTACAGCAGCCAGTTTTCAGTGAAGGAGCTGCCAGACCACACCGTCGAGGTTTCTACCACATATTACGGCCTTCCAGGGCACCTGCCAAAACCCGACGCTGCCGCTCTTTCAGAGGCTTCTGAGTCCGTGCTTTTCCGGGTCCACATGCGTTGCCGGATCTACGAGTCCGGCGACGTAATCCTGGACTACGAGGTAAACCCCAAGAGCGACCTCCCCCCTCTCCCACGGGTGGGCGTCGTGTTCAACGCGGAGAAGTCCCTGAACCATGTCACGTGGTACGGGAGGGGCCCGTTCGAGT
The Triticum dicoccoides isolate Atlit2015 ecotype Zavitan chromosome 3A, WEW_v2.0, whole genome shotgun sequence genome window above contains:
- the LOC119270513 gene encoding beta-galactosidase-like, translating into MSVASASGGAMFPPPTNSPQQKLWEDPSFFRWRKRDAHVPLRSQDTLQGALKYWRERRNVSHLDAEAAVWDDGAVRGALESAAFWSRGLPYARSLSGHWKFRLAQSPETVPDKFYDAQFNDSDWEALPVPSNWQMHGFDRPIYTNVTYPFPMNPPFVPSENPTGCYRKVFHIPKEWKGRRILLHFEAVDSAFLAWVNGVPIGYSQDSRLPAEFEITDCCHHCDSDKENVLAVQVMRWSDGSYLEDQDHWWLSGIHRDVLLLSKPQIFITDYFFKATLDENFRVADIEVEVEIDSHKQDREHIPTLSIEATLFDNSESSDDLNSDMSAANVVNLKTKPKPKGGPCHGFHGYVLGGKVENPKLWSSEKPNLYTLVVLLKDANGKLIDCESCQVGIRNVVLAHKQMLVNGSPVVIRGVNRHEHHPRVGKTNLEACMIKDLVLMRQNNINAVRNSHYPQHPRWYELCDIFGLYVIDEANIETHGFDENSHFKHPTLEPIWANSMLDRVVGMVERDKNHACIIIWSLGNEASYGPNHSAMSGWVRGRDPTRLIHYEGGGSRTSSTDIVCPMYMRVWDILKIANDPSENRPLILCEYSHAMGNSNGNIDAYWKAIDNTMGLQGGFIWDWVDQGLLKEDADGSKSWAYGGDFGDTPNDLNFCINGIVWPDRTLHPAVNEVKYLYQPIKILLVDNILKIENGQFSETTEALDFSWILHGDGCVLGSGLLSVPNLAPQSSHLINMESSPWFTLWSTSAAKETFLSVHVILKDETRWAKAGHVLASAQLCLPQTKGFVPHVIALSKSPLSSEQVGDGVIISKNHEWQIKINSQLGTIDSWKINNVELMSKGIFPCFWRAPTDNDNGGFYTKSYATTWREAFLDNVSFYSSQFSVKELPDHTVEVSTTYYGLPGHLPKPDAAALSEASESVLFRVHMRCRIYESGDVILDYEVNPKSDLPPLPRVGVVFNAEKSLNHVTWYGRGPFECYPDRKAAAHVGVYESGVEDLHMPYIVPGECGGRADVRWVALKNADEFGLFASTHDESSPMQVSASYYGAAELDRASHQHKLVKGDDIEVHLDHRHMGVGGDDSWTPCVHEQYLLSPAASYRFSLRLRPLSPSSSCHDIYSSQLPN